The Kineothrix sp. MB12-C1 genome includes a window with the following:
- a CDS encoding methyl-accepting chemotaxis protein gives MQLKTKANKERKHSSKAKQSKQTKQLKQAKEGKLLNSKKSKRDFLLSIRTKITFVLVIFILLAVFINYNYLSRLSKDTLTSYTEATLLEIVEAQNNYIEQSIEKYNSTLTYLNGSENFYAYNINHGTKYYKEVHATLNKYLDQNPTHESISFVDAETLTLLGSTDADMEGTDYSDKEFINYIMKYHEPAQSNVFSDDITGEPLISIGVPQSSHIDEGTLSGVMFTNVKASLLSDTLSDIRVFNSDTSYAYLLDANGVYIYHPDKELIGKRADSDFIHRLVSDIKSENTPEATVIADSETSQYIAYKISSLNHWILCIAIHQDSVLTPIDEMRKSSVNISIIIVIILSTFGYIFATTITTPLKVITRIVNKTADLDISQDDSYHYLLKKRDETGSMGRAVSKMRQAFSSMMHDISGTSDVINNNSSRLLEIANTMNDNANTTSSAAEQLSSSMESTAENTEAISTQIQSMGENTSAINEKATQGVGFSDEIMKRALTLKKSTLAATEKTRLMYETVKTETESAIASSKSVSKINELTETIMEISSQTSLLSLNASIEAARAGEAGKGFSVVASEIGKLADQSSKTVTNITTIVAEVNTAIGKMTSSLTAALDFLNRTVLADYESFVTVSEQYSEDAGFINKTMSDIDLSIDGLNSTMIKIADSIHQINIAISETSQGVSIVASNNAQTAALTTETYHMVEATLAQSEKLNEMVNNFTLDKHTE, from the coding sequence ATGCAGCTCAAAACAAAGGCAAATAAGGAAAGGAAACACAGTTCAAAGGCAAAACAATCCAAACAAACAAAACAACTAAAACAAGCAAAGGAAGGAAAACTACTAAATAGCAAGAAAAGCAAACGAGATTTTTTACTCTCTATAAGAACCAAAATTACTTTCGTTCTCGTTATCTTTATCCTTTTGGCCGTCTTTATTAATTACAATTACCTTAGCAGATTGTCGAAAGATACGCTAACGAGCTATACGGAAGCTACCTTATTGGAGATTGTGGAAGCACAGAATAATTATATTGAACAATCCATCGAAAAATACAACTCCACACTTACTTATTTGAACGGCTCTGAAAACTTCTATGCCTATAATATCAATCACGGTACAAAATATTATAAAGAAGTCCATGCAACCCTCAATAAGTATCTCGACCAGAATCCTACCCATGAAAGTATAAGCTTCGTAGATGCAGAAACATTAACACTTCTGGGAAGTACCGATGCTGATATGGAAGGAACTGATTACTCCGATAAGGAATTTATCAATTACATAATGAAATACCATGAACCTGCCCAAAGCAACGTCTTTTCTGATGATATAACGGGAGAGCCTCTGATTTCCATCGGAGTTCCTCAATCCAGCCATATCGATGAAGGAACTTTATCCGGGGTGATGTTTACCAATGTGAAAGCCTCTCTCCTATCGGATACCTTATCCGATATCAGAGTATTTAATTCTGATACCAGCTATGCTTATCTGCTCGATGCCAACGGGGTATATATTTATCATCCCGATAAAGAGCTCATTGGCAAACGTGCGGACTCTGATTTCATTCATCGTCTGGTATCCGATATCAAGTCAGAGAATACTCCGGAAGCTACGGTAATTGCCGATTCCGAGACAAGTCAATACATTGCTTACAAGATTTCAAGCCTTAACCATTGGATTCTTTGCATTGCCATCCATCAGGATTCCGTACTGACTCCTATCGACGAGATGCGTAAAAGCTCGGTAAATATTAGTATTATTATTGTTATTATCCTATCAACATTCGGATATATATTTGCCACTACCATCACAACGCCTCTTAAGGTCATCACCCGAATTGTCAACAAAACTGCCGATCTCGATATTTCACAAGATGATTCTTATCATTATCTTCTGAAGAAAAGAGATGAAACAGGTTCCATGGGACGCGCAGTATCCAAAATGCGCCAGGCTTTCAGCAGTATGATGCATGATATCTCCGGAACATCTGATGTGATTAACAATAACTCTTCAAGGCTGCTGGAAATAGCCAATACAATGAATGACAATGCCAATACAACTTCCAGCGCAGCGGAACAGCTTTCTTCCAGTATGGAATCCACCGCTGAAAATACGGAGGCCATTAGCACACAAATTCAGTCTATGGGAGAGAATACCTCTGCCATCAATGAAAAGGCAACACAGGGAGTAGGATTCTCAGATGAGATTATGAAACGTGCTCTTACTCTTAAGAAAAGTACATTGGCTGCAACCGAGAAGACAAGGTTAATGTATGAAACAGTCAAGACGGAGACAGAATCTGCTATTGCCAGTTCAAAATCTGTTTCTAAAATCAACGAGTTGACGGAAACAATTATGGAAATCTCCAGCCAGACTAGCCTTCTTTCCTTGAATGCTTCTATCGAAGCAGCGAGGGCAGGCGAGGCAGGCAAGGGCTTCTCTGTAGTAGCAAGCGAGATAGGTAAACTTGCGGACCAGTCTTCCAAGACAGTGACTAATATTACTACTATTGTCGCCGAAGTAAATACCGCAATTGGCAAAATGACATCCAGCTTAACCGCGGCTTTGGACTTTCTCAATCGGACAGTGCTTGCCGATTATGAAAGTTTTGTTACTGTCAGCGAACAATATTCCGAAGATGCCGGCTTTATCAACAAGACTATGTCCGACATCGATCTATCCATCGATGGACTGAATAGCACAATGATTAAGATTGCAGACTCCATTCATCAAATCAATATTGCAATCAGCGAAACTAGCCAGGGTGTCAGTATTGTCGCTTCTAACAATGCACAAACTGCTGCTCTCACCACCGAAACTTACCATATGGTGGAAGCAACACTCGCTCAGTCTGAGAAATTAAATGAGATGGTGAATAACTTCACTCTGGACAAACATACTGAGTAA
- a CDS encoding aminopeptidase yields the protein MENKNIWDTYSKEQLEELEVHAKEYMEFLDNGKTERECIDTIVNTIEKDGYQELQSLMKQNKELKAGDKVYSVWMNKSIVMFRLGNKPMAEGMNILGAHLDSPRLDIKQNPLYEEGGFAYLDTHYYGGVKKYQWVTIPLSIHGVVVKKDGTTVEINVGENEDDPVFFVSDLLIHLAAEQLEKKASRVIEGEALDIIIGNKPLIIDKNQVENGKEESRPKDAVKQGILAILKENYDMEEEDFISAELEVVPAGKAREAGFDRSMILAYGQDDRVCAFSSLKAMMEVTQSDRTACCILVDKEEIGSVGATGMQSRFFENAVAEVMNLAGEYSELNVRRCLASSCMLSSDVSSAFDPSFASSFDKKNVAYLGNGMVFNKFTGSRGKSGSNDANAEYLGHIRAIFDKEKVNFQTAELGRVDLGGGGTIAYILALYGMNVIDSGVAVLNMHAPWEATSKADVYEAKRGYIAFLNNASL from the coding sequence ATGGAAAATAAGAATATTTGGGATACTTATAGTAAAGAGCAGTTAGAGGAATTAGAAGTTCATGCCAAAGAGTATATGGAATTTTTGGATAATGGAAAGACAGAGAGAGAATGTATCGATACTATTGTAAATACCATTGAAAAGGATGGTTATCAAGAATTACAGTCTCTTATGAAGCAGAACAAAGAATTAAAGGCAGGAGATAAGGTTTACTCAGTGTGGATGAATAAGTCGATCGTTATGTTCCGTCTGGGAAATAAGCCGATGGCCGAGGGAATGAATATTCTCGGTGCACATCTGGATTCTCCGAGATTGGATATTAAGCAGAATCCGCTTTATGAAGAAGGTGGTTTCGCTTATCTCGATACCCATTATTATGGTGGTGTTAAGAAGTATCAGTGGGTGACGATTCCCCTTTCCATCCATGGAGTTGTTGTGAAAAAGGATGGAACAACGGTGGAAATCAATGTGGGCGAAAATGAAGACGATCCTGTATTCTTCGTCTCCGACCTTTTAATTCATCTTGCGGCAGAGCAGCTTGAGAAAAAGGCATCCAGAGTAATTGAAGGAGAAGCTCTCGATATTATCATAGGAAATAAACCTCTTATTATTGATAAGAACCAGGTGGAAAACGGCAAAGAGGAATCACGGCCGAAGGATGCGGTGAAACAGGGAATCTTGGCTATCTTGAAAGAAAATTATGATATGGAAGAAGAGGATTTCATTTCTGCAGAACTTGAAGTGGTTCCTGCGGGTAAGGCAAGAGAAGCGGGCTTCGATAGAAGTATGATCTTAGCCTATGGTCAAGATGATAGAGTCTGCGCATTCTCTTCCCTTAAGGCAATGATGGAGGTGACGCAGTCAGATAGAACTGCTTGCTGTATTCTCGTGGACAAAGAAGAAATCGGCAGTGTAGGTGCTACCGGCATGCAGTCTCGGTTTTTTGAAAACGCAGTAGCAGAGGTGATGAACCTTGCGGGAGAATACAGTGAGCTGAATGTGAGAAGATGCCTGGCATCCTCTTGTATGCTTTCCTCCGATGTGAGCAGTGCCTTCGATCCTTCCTTTGCTTCCAGTTTCGATAAGAAGAATGTGGCATATTTAGGAAATGGTATGGTATTCAATAAATTTACAGGTTCTCGTGGCAAGTCCGGATCCAACGATGCCAATGCGGAATATCTGGGACATATTAGAGCAATCTTCGACAAAGAAAAGGTGAACTTCCAGACTGCGGAGCTTGGACGTGTAGACCTTGGCGGCGGTGGAACCATCGCTTACATACTCGCATTATATGGTATGAATGTTATCGATAGCGGCGTAGCTGTACTGAATATGCATGCGCCTTGGGAAGCTACGAGCAAGGCGGACGTATATGAAGCGAAACGAGGATATATAGCATTTCTTAACAATGCTTCCTTGTAA
- the aroF gene encoding 3-deoxy-7-phosphoheptulonate synthase, protein MIIVMKPNAAQKSIGSVISYIEKNGLQTHLSQGEEVTIIGIVGNKSKLPTENLMSFKDVDHIVSVTESYKLANKKFHPDPSIVKVGNTHIGPDTMTIMAGPCAVESEEQLMCIARAVKQSGASILRGGAYKPRTSPYSFQGLEEDGLRYMQTAKAETGLSTICEVVSQEAIEAAVKYVDMIQIGARNMQNFILLKEAGRSGLPVLLKRGLCATIDEWLNAAEYIIAEGNPNVVLCERGIRTFETATRNTLDLSAIPVLKEKTHLPVIADPSHSTGAYKYVPPMAKAAVACGADGLMIEVHDNPSCALSDGPQSLTFGNFDKLTKELKPLCDLMGRKLAEISL, encoded by the coding sequence ATGATTATTGTAATGAAACCAAATGCCGCTCAAAAAAGTATCGGGTCGGTCATTTCCTATATTGAAAAGAACGGCTTACAGACTCATCTCTCCCAAGGAGAAGAAGTTACTATTATCGGTATCGTTGGTAATAAATCCAAACTGCCCACTGAAAATCTGATGAGCTTCAAAGATGTGGACCATATTGTTTCCGTAACGGAAAGTTACAAGCTCGCCAATAAGAAATTTCATCCCGATCCAAGCATTGTCAAAGTAGGTAATACTCATATCGGTCCGGATACCATGACCATTATGGCTGGTCCCTGTGCCGTGGAATCTGAAGAACAGCTTATGTGTATCGCTCGTGCCGTGAAGCAGTCAGGTGCCTCAATCCTCCGCGGAGGAGCTTACAAGCCGAGAACTTCCCCCTATTCCTTCCAGGGACTTGAAGAGGATGGTCTTCGCTACATGCAGACTGCCAAGGCGGAAACCGGCCTTTCCACTATTTGCGAAGTCGTGAGCCAGGAAGCTATCGAAGCTGCCGTAAAATACGTCGATATGATTCAAATCGGTGCCAGAAATATGCAGAACTTTATTCTGCTGAAAGAAGCCGGACGCTCCGGCCTGCCTGTACTTTTAAAAAGAGGCCTTTGCGCTACCATCGATGAATGGCTGAACGCTGCCGAATACATTATTGCAGAGGGTAATCCTAACGTAGTGCTGTGTGAGCGCGGTATCCGTACCTTTGAGACTGCTACAAGGAATACACTGGATTTAAGTGCTATTCCCGTTTTAAAAGAAAAGACCCATCTTCCGGTAATTGCAGATCCTTCCCATTCCACAGGTGCTTACAAGTATGTCCCTCCTATGGCAAAAGCGGCTGTAGCCTGCGGTGCAGACGGCTTAATGATAGAAGTACATGATAACCCTTCCTGCGCGCTTTCGGATGGTCCTCAGTCTTTAACCTTTGGAAATTTCGATAAGCTGACCAAGGAATTAAAACCTCTTTGTGACTTAATGGGACGTAAACTCGCGGAGATTTCTTTATGA
- a CDS encoding prephenate dehydrogenase, producing MKHLTLGFIGLGLIGGSIAKALKASGLNTTIIAYDLNGDSLTQAQADGVVDVTCSFIDASFSKCDYIFLCAPVSKNDENLTMLKQFLSPSCTLTDVGSVKSGIHRHVEELGLTAQFIGGHPMTGSERFGYSNSKPILLENAYYILTPSGCVSNERVEEYRSLVLSMGAIPLVLDAKKHDYVTAAISHLPHITASSLVNLVRDSDSEDGIMKMIAAGGFKDITRIASSSPDMWQQICLTNTENIVSLLDDYIKALSCIKEQLIREDADFLYEFFDSARVYRDSFIETSSGPIKKSYSITIDIADEAGALASIATMLALNNISIKNIGIVHNRELAEGVLRIEFYGESAVNTAIPLLTNRGYTIYEKK from the coding sequence ATGAAGCATTTAACACTGGGCTTTATCGGCCTTGGACTAATTGGCGGCTCCATCGCTAAGGCGCTCAAGGCTTCCGGCCTTAATACCACTATTATCGCATACGATTTAAACGGTGACTCCCTGACCCAGGCACAAGCGGATGGGGTTGTGGATGTCACCTGTTCTTTTATTGATGCTTCTTTTTCGAAGTGTGACTATATCTTTTTATGCGCGCCGGTCTCCAAAAATGACGAAAATCTAACAATGCTAAAACAGTTCCTGTCACCGTCCTGCACTCTCACAGATGTCGGAAGCGTAAAAAGCGGCATTCACCGTCATGTAGAGGAACTCGGTCTGACTGCTCAATTTATCGGCGGTCATCCTATGACGGGAAGCGAACGATTCGGCTACAGCAATTCCAAACCCATTTTATTAGAAAATGCATATTATATTCTTACTCCCTCAGGCTGTGTATCCAATGAAAGGGTGGAGGAATATCGAAGTCTCGTTCTCTCTATGGGTGCGATCCCTCTTGTTCTTGATGCTAAAAAACATGATTACGTAACCGCTGCCATCAGCCATCTCCCTCATATTACTGCCTCTTCTCTCGTCAATCTCGTCAGGGATTCTGACTCAGAAGATGGTATTATGAAAATGATTGCTGCCGGCGGCTTCAAAGATATTACGCGTATCGCGTCCTCTTCTCCTGATATGTGGCAGCAAATCTGTCTGACGAACACCGAGAATATCGTGTCTCTTTTGGATGATTATATTAAAGCGCTCTCCTGTATCAAAGAACAGCTTATACGAGAAGATGCAGACTTTCTCTACGAGTTTTTTGACAGTGCAAGAGTTTACCGGGATTCCTTTATCGAGACTTCCAGCGGCCCGATTAAGAAGTCCTATTCCATTACGATCGATATTGCGGATGAAGCTGGTGCACTCGCTTCTATTGCGACGATGCTTGCCCTTAACAATATCAGCATTAAGAACATCGGTATCGTACACAACAGGGAACTTGCAGAAGGTGTCCTTCGCATCGAATTCTATGGGGAATCAGCCGTTAATACAGCAATACCTCTATTGACTAATCGAGGATACACCATCTACGAGAAAAAATAA
- a CDS encoding PilZ domain-containing protein: MDVEKMRKYRRLNLNSELVVQRIDNAQNQMISINIFDISKAGMGFHCEEELEMDSVYESNIMIWTKEVIHVLLKIVRIEELEDCYEYGATFMGLSDVDAFRIEVWDAMEQAGSQRNEEV, from the coding sequence ATGGATGTTGAAAAGATGAGAAAGTATAGAAGACTGAATCTTAACTCCGAGCTTGTAGTGCAAAGAATCGATAATGCGCAGAATCAGATGATTTCTATTAATATCTTCGATATTTCTAAGGCGGGGATGGGATTTCATTGTGAGGAAGAGTTAGAAATGGATTCTGTGTATGAATCTAATATTATGATTTGGACCAAAGAAGTGATTCATGTTCTTCTTAAAATTGTCCGGATTGAAGAGTTGGAAGATTGTTACGAATACGGTGCTACTTTTATGGGGCTTTCAGATGTTGATGCATTTCGAATTGAAGTATGGGATGCGATGGAACAAGCAGGAAGTCAGAGGAACGAAGAGGTCTGA
- the aroA gene encoding 3-phosphoshikimate 1-carboxyvinyltransferase, producing MRFHQIDKAAGLRGEVAIPGDKSISHRAVMFGSLALGTTEITNFLQGADCLSTISCFQKLGITIDNLTGNENEPERIIIHGKGLNGLSVSSDVLDVGNSGTTIRLISGILAAQPFESVLTGDASIQKRPMKRIMEPLSEMGADVKSLSGNDCAPLRIMGQPLHSIHYHSKVASAQVKSAILLAGLYSDGITKVTEPIISRNHSELMLRTFGAKVWTEGTTAILEPHPSLEGQKINVPGDISSAAYFIAAGLIVPGSDILIKNVGINPTRDGILKVAKAMGGKITLLNEDYEGEPRADIHVAYSELHGITIEGDIIPTLIDELPIIAVMAAAASGTTLIKDAAELKVKESNRIDVMVENLSAMGCSIEGTEDGMRIEGGNPLNGSVIDSYDDHRIAMSFAIAALIAHGESEIKNSDCVSISYPSFYSDLQKLY from the coding sequence ATGAGATTCCATCAAATTGATAAAGCGGCCGGGCTACGGGGCGAAGTTGCAATTCCCGGCGATAAATCCATTTCCCACCGAGCGGTGATGTTCGGCTCTCTTGCCCTTGGAACAACAGAAATTACTAATTTCCTACAAGGGGCCGATTGCCTGTCCACTATCTCCTGCTTCCAAAAGCTAGGAATTACAATTGATAATCTCACCGGAAACGAGAACGAACCCGAGAGGATCATAATTCATGGAAAAGGCTTGAATGGCCTATCCGTCTCTTCTGATGTTCTGGATGTGGGAAACAGTGGCACGACGATCCGTTTAATCTCCGGTATTCTTGCTGCACAACCCTTTGAAAGTGTGCTTACCGGCGATGCTTCCATACAAAAGCGCCCTATGAAACGCATTATGGAACCGCTCTCTGAGATGGGTGCCGATGTCAAAAGCTTATCAGGCAACGACTGTGCACCGCTTAGGATTATGGGACAACCGCTGCACAGCATTCATTATCACTCTAAAGTTGCCTCTGCCCAAGTGAAATCTGCAATTCTCCTTGCCGGTCTTTATTCCGATGGAATCACAAAGGTAACAGAACCTATCATCAGTAGAAATCATTCAGAGCTTATGCTTCGTACCTTCGGTGCAAAGGTATGGACCGAAGGCACTACCGCTATTTTGGAACCGCACCCCTCTCTGGAAGGGCAAAAGATTAACGTACCGGGAGATATCTCCTCTGCCGCTTACTTCATAGCCGCAGGACTTATCGTGCCCGGTTCCGATATTCTTATTAAAAATGTAGGCATCAATCCGACCCGCGACGGTATCTTAAAAGTAGCAAAAGCGATGGGGGGAAAGATTACCTTACTAAATGAAGACTACGAAGGAGAACCCAGGGCAGATATCCATGTTGCTTACAGTGAATTACATGGTATTACGATTGAAGGAGATATTATTCCTACTCTTATTGACGAGCTTCCCATTATCGCCGTGATGGCTGCTGCAGCCAGCGGAACCACCCTTATCAAGGATGCCGCAGAACTTAAGGTGAAAGAATCCAACCGTATTGACGTTATGGTAGAGAATCTATCCGCTATGGGGTGCTCCATAGAAGGAACTGAGGACGGCATGAGAATTGAAGGCGGAAATCCCCTGAACGGAAGCGTTATCGACTCTTATGACGATCACCGTATCGCCATGAGCTTTGCTATCGCCGCCCTTATCGCACATGGGGAAAGCGAGATTAAAAACAGTGATTGTGTTTCTATTAGTTATCCTTCTTTTTACTCCGATTTGCAGAAATTATATTAA
- a CDS encoding GGDEF domain-containing protein — translation MLGRIWEIGNPYADSTGWRGRTEMANMEKELRDIIAEERIRPVFQPIVSLRDGNILGFEALSQIEGRTDIISVAELFEQAVLQGRIWDLEQLCRTKTLNMFFENGCYNKKLFLNVNPLVMHDAKFRQGFTKEHLEVYHVSPDQVAIEITEQSAVKESETFQATVTHYKEQGYEIALDDVGSCYSGLNLICDIKPHYIKMDMKLVRNIHNDSMKRALAKSLVGLTDSLGMFLIAEGIEEIEELNTLIEIGAHYGQGYLLGRPGEIIGKVDESVLSIIKKCNMKKNSGISLGVEKYYIDNISTRGKTIPAQMVVVDAAILFDKNPDIQGVTVLDGNKVVGIVTKDKLNQCLGGRYGFSLHQRKKIGSIMERRFLEVDYMTSISVVANTAMERENECLYDFIVVTNKGEYSGIVTVKDLLQKTIDIAVTAAKLQNPLTELPGNILIKDEIERVMRNEEEYTVIYFDLDNFKAFNDVYGFGKGDLVIKEFANILKLNTSEEDFVGHIGGDDFVAIFKHYNCEYLCTKIVRDYEARVHNYYASEDRRNGYIEAMNRQGAMERFPLLSVTAAMADNREKEYFSADEITEVLAARKKYKKNQKGKLVM, via the coding sequence ATGTTGGGAAGAATATGGGAGATAGGTAACCCTTATGCTGATAGTACCGGATGGAGAGGCAGGACAGAAATGGCAAATATGGAGAAAGAACTTAGAGATATTATCGCGGAGGAAAGAATACGGCCGGTATTTCAGCCGATTGTTTCTCTCAGGGATGGCAATATTCTGGGATTTGAAGCATTGAGTCAGATAGAAGGAAGAACGGATATTATCAGCGTAGCGGAATTGTTTGAACAGGCAGTCCTACAGGGGAGGATATGGGATCTGGAGCAGCTTTGCAGGACGAAAACTTTGAATATGTTTTTTGAAAACGGATGTTATAATAAAAAGCTTTTTTTAAACGTTAATCCGCTTGTGATGCATGATGCAAAGTTTAGACAGGGGTTTACGAAAGAGCATCTGGAGGTTTATCATGTTTCTCCTGATCAGGTGGCGATAGAAATAACGGAACAAAGTGCTGTTAAGGAAAGCGAAACATTTCAGGCGACGGTTACGCATTATAAGGAACAGGGATATGAGATTGCGCTGGATGATGTGGGCTCTTGTTATTCCGGATTGAATTTAATCTGTGATATTAAGCCGCATTACATAAAGATGGATATGAAGTTGGTTAGGAATATTCATAATGATAGTATGAAACGTGCTCTAGCTAAAAGCTTAGTAGGGCTTACCGATAGTTTGGGAATGTTTTTGATTGCAGAGGGGATTGAAGAAATAGAGGAATTAAACACTCTTATAGAGATTGGAGCCCATTATGGACAAGGATATCTGCTTGGGCGGCCTGGAGAAATAATAGGAAAGGTTGATGAGAGTGTTCTTTCGATTATAAAAAAATGTAATATGAAGAAAAATAGCGGAATCAGTCTCGGGGTTGAAAAGTATTACATAGATAATATTAGTACGAGAGGGAAGACAATTCCGGCACAGATGGTGGTAGTGGATGCTGCCATATTATTTGATAAAAATCCTGATATACAGGGAGTAACGGTACTTGATGGTAACAAGGTAGTAGGAATAGTGACAAAGGATAAGTTGAATCAGTGTTTGGGAGGCAGATATGGTTTCAGCCTCCATCAAAGAAAGAAAATAGGTTCCATCATGGAAAGAAGATTTCTGGAGGTGGATTATATGACGTCTATAAGTGTTGTTGCGAACACAGCTATGGAGAGAGAGAACGAGTGCCTCTATGACTTTATAGTGGTAACTAACAAAGGGGAATATTCAGGAATTGTAACGGTGAAGGATCTTTTGCAGAAGACAATAGATATTGCGGTGACGGCAGCAAAGCTGCAAAATCCGCTGACAGAACTACCGGGCAATATTTTGATAAAAGATGAAATCGAGAGGGTAATGCGTAACGAAGAAGAGTATACAGTTATATATTTTGACCTAGATAACTTTAAGGCTTTTAATGATGTCTATGGTTTTGGAAAGGGAGACTTAGTAATTAAAGAGTTTGCCAACATATTGAAGCTGAATACATCCGAGGAAGACTTCGTGGGTCACATTGGCGGAGATGATTTCGTGGCTATATTCAAACATTATAATTGTGAGTATCTTTGCACGAAGATTGTAAGAGACTATGAAGCAAGGGTACATAACTATTACGCTTCGGAAGATAGAAGAAATGGCTACATTGAGGCAATGAATAGGCAGGGGGCAATGGAACGCTTTCCTTTATTATCAGTAACGGCAGCAATGGCGGATAACAGGGAAAAAGAGTATTTTTCAGCAGATGAGATAACAGAAGTATTGGCGGCCAGAAAGAAATATAAGAAAAATCAAAAAGGAAAATTAGTAATGTAA
- the queA gene encoding tRNA preQ1(34) S-adenosylmethionine ribosyltransferase-isomerase QueA → MKDFKKSDFHFELPEELIAQDPLEDRSGSRLLLLDKNTGEIKHQIFREVIDCLEQGDCLVLNDTKVIPARLLGVKADTGAAIEVLLLKRQENDIWEALVKPGKKAKPGAIISFGDGILTGEIMDVVEEGNRLIQFHYEGIFEEVLDRLGEMPLPPYITHKLQDKSRYQTVYAKYEGSAAAPTAGLHFTKELLSLIEGKGVDIAYVTLHVGLGTFRPVKADNILEHHMHSEYYQVTKEAADKVNGAKKKGKRVICVGTTSCRTLESATDENGILREGCGNTEIFIYPGYRFRILDGLITNFHLPESTLVMLVSALAGRENVLHAYEEAIRERYRFFSFGDAMFIG, encoded by the coding sequence ATGAAAGATTTCAAGAAGTCTGATTTTCATTTTGAATTGCCGGAGGAACTGATTGCTCAGGATCCTCTGGAGGATCGTTCCGGCTCGAGACTCCTTTTACTGGATAAGAATACTGGAGAGATAAAGCATCAAATATTCCGGGAAGTTATTGACTGCCTGGAGCAGGGAGACTGTCTGGTGCTCAATGATACGAAGGTGATACCGGCCAGATTGCTCGGCGTAAAAGCGGATACCGGTGCAGCAATAGAAGTTCTGCTTCTAAAAAGGCAGGAAAATGATATATGGGAAGCCTTGGTAAAGCCGGGCAAAAAGGCGAAGCCGGGAGCGATTATCAGCTTCGGTGATGGCATCCTGACCGGAGAAATCATGGATGTGGTAGAGGAAGGCAATCGCCTCATTCAATTTCATTATGAAGGTATCTTTGAAGAGGTGTTGGACCGACTGGGGGAAATGCCTCTGCCCCCTTATATCACGCATAAGCTTCAGGATAAGAGCCGCTACCAGACCGTCTATGCCAAATACGAAGGTTCTGCAGCGGCCCCCACAGCAGGACTTCATTTCACCAAGGAACTTCTTAGTCTCATAGAGGGAAAAGGCGTAGATATCGCCTATGTGACCTTACATGTAGGACTTGGGACCTTCCGTCCTGTAAAAGCGGATAATATATTGGAGCATCATATGCATTCGGAATATTATCAGGTGACAAAGGAAGCCGCGGATAAAGTAAACGGGGCAAAGAAGAAGGGAAAACGAGTAATCTGCGTGGGCACAACGAGTTGCCGCACGCTGGAGAGCGCTACCGATGAGAACGGAATACTCCGTGAAGGCTGTGGAAATACCGAAATATTCATTTATCCCGGTTATCGTTTCCGCATATTGGATGGACTCATTACCAATTTCCATCTCCCGGAATCCACTCTCGTGATGCTTGTATCCGCCCTCGCGGGCAGAGAAAATGTCCTTCATGCTTATGAAGAAGCGATACGTGAAAGATATCGGTTTTTCAGCTTTGGAGATGCGATGTTTATCGGGTAA